The sequence AGGATGGCCAGAGCCGTTTCCCGGTCGGGATCGCCCGCCATGACGTAGGCGACGAAGCCGGCGCGGCCTTCGGCCTTCAGCGCGGCGAAGCGCCGTTCGATACGTTGAACCGTCAAATCTTACGTCCCAGGTGATCGGCGACCGTGGCCACGTCCTTGTCGCCGCGGCCAGACAGCAGCAGCACCACGATCCCGTCCTTGCCGACCTCGCGCACCACGTCGGGCAGACGGGCCATGGCGTGGGCGGGTTCGAGCGCGGGGATGATGCCTTCCAGCTCGGCGCAGCGCTGGAACCACTCCAGGGCTTCGTCGTCGGTGGCCGAAAGGTACTGGGCCCGGCCGATGTCGTGCAGGAAGGCGTGCTCCGGCCCGATGCCGGGATAGTCCAGGCCCGCCGAGATCGAGTGGGCGTCGGTGATCTGCCCGTCCTCGTTCTGCAGCAGATAGGTCTTGTTGCCGTGCAGCACGCCCGGGCGGCCGCCGGTCAGGGAGGCGGCATGCAGGCCGGTGGAGATGCCGTGGCCGGCGGCCTCGACCCCGACCAGGCGCACGCCCTCGTCGGCCAGGAACGGGTGGAAGATGCCGATCGCGTTCGAGCCGCCGCCGATGCAGGCCACCACCGCGTCGGGAAGGCGTCCCTCTGCTTCCAGAATCTGGGCTCGCGTCTCGTGGCCGATCACCGCCTGGAAGTCGCGCACCATGGCCGGATAGGGGTGCGGGCCGGCCGCTGTGCCGATGATGTAGTAGGTGTCGTGCACGTTGGTGACCCAATCGCGCATGGCCTCGTTCATGGCGTCCTTCAGCGTGCCGGTGCCGCTGGTGACGGGGCGGACCTCGGCGCCCAAAAGGTTCATGCGGAACACGTTGGGCTTTTGCCGCTCGACGTCGGTCGAGCCCATATAGACCACGCAGGGCAGGCCGAAGCGGGCGCAGACCGTCGCCGTGGCCACGCCATGCTGACCGGCGCCGGTCTCGGCGATGATGCGGGTCTTGCCCATGCGCATGGCCAGCAGGATCTGGCCCATGCAATTGTTGATCTTGTGCGCGCCGGTGTGGTTCAGCTCTTCGCGCTTGAAATAGATCTTGGCGCCGCCGAGGTGGGCGGTCAGCCGCTCGGCGAAATAGAGCGGGCTGGGCCGGCCGACATAGTGGGTCAGGAAACCCTTCAGTTCGGCCTGGAACTCGGGATCGGCCTTGGCCGCGGCATAGGCCCGGTCCAGGTCCAGCACCAGCGGCATCAGGGTTTCGGCCACATAGCGGCCGCCATAGTCGCCGAAGCGGCCCACGGCGTCCGGATAGGCGCTGTAGTCGTTTGGTTTGGCGGTGACGTTCACTGAATGACCTAAAAGGTTAAACGCGGCGTACGGCGTCCAGGAAGGCGGAAATGAGGCCGGGGTCCTTTAGCCCCGGGCCGCGCTCCACGCCAGAG is a genomic window of Phenylobacterium montanum containing:
- the trpB gene encoding tryptophan synthase subunit beta — encoded protein: MNVTAKPNDYSAYPDAVGRFGDYGGRYVAETLMPLVLDLDRAYAAAKADPEFQAELKGFLTHYVGRPSPLYFAERLTAHLGGAKIYFKREELNHTGAHKINNCMGQILLAMRMGKTRIIAETGAGQHGVATATVCARFGLPCVVYMGSTDVERQKPNVFRMNLLGAEVRPVTSGTGTLKDAMNEAMRDWVTNVHDTYYIIGTAAGPHPYPAMVRDFQAVIGHETRAQILEAEGRLPDAVVACIGGGSNAIGIFHPFLADEGVRLVGVEAAGHGISTGLHAASLTGGRPGVLHGNKTYLLQNEDGQITDAHSISAGLDYPGIGPEHAFLHDIGRAQYLSATDDEALEWFQRCAELEGIIPALEPAHAMARLPDVVREVGKDGIVVLLLSGRGDKDVATVADHLGRKI